One genomic window of Candidatus Nitrosopumilus sediminis includes the following:
- a CDS encoding ChuX/HutX family heme-like substrate-binding protein, translating into MLLELLSDLVKIDDLLLIVKNSGAVSEVRSPLSIRQKEKWIIIGENDGPAHLHVNSELIKSAEFVEEKKPERTSFSVRFFDEKGDRIVAVFFTKMYDDSKQLIPERQIIYDQLKQKFTSKIQF; encoded by the coding sequence ATGCTTTTAGAATTGTTATCAGATCTAGTCAAAATTGATGATCTCTTACTTATTGTAAAAAACAGCGGTGCGGTAAGCGAGGTTCGAAGCCCTCTTAGCATAAGGCAGAAAGAAAAATGGATTATTATTGGCGAAAACGATGGTCCTGCGCACCTCCATGTCAATTCAGAACTGATAAAATCTGCAGAATTTGTGGAGGAAAAAAAACCTGAACGTACAAGTTTCAGTGTTCGTTTCTTTGATGAAAAAGGTGATAGAATTGTTGCAGTGTTTTTTACAAAAATGTATGATGATTCTAAGCAGCTAATTCCTGAAAGACAAATAATCTATGATCAATTAAAGCAAAAATTCACTTCTAAAATTCAATTTTAA
- a CDS encoding 2-hydroxyacid dehydrogenase — protein MKNKVFLTRTLHDFALKELKKRYQVEIHSGKIPIPKTKLRSKIKEIDGLVCFPYDKIDKEVINCAENLKVISTYSVGFDHIDTEHAKKKKIRVGYTPEVLTDATADLAFSLLLDISRRVSEGDRIIRNGKWKEIYGAYDYVGVDLQGKTLGILGLGRIGSTLAKRAKAFDMKITYHNRKHVSKSKEKSLNAKYVSFEKLITESDFISIHVPHTKETDKLFDMKILKKMKKTAFLINTSRGKVINEKDLVVALKKRVISGAGLDVFETEPISGKHPFVKLSNIVLAPHIGSSSKETRAKMAQITVKNLDLGMKGKKPIYSVGY, from the coding sequence ATGAAAAACAAAGTCTTTCTAACAAGAACCTTACACGACTTTGCACTAAAAGAGTTGAAAAAAAGATATCAGGTTGAAATTCACTCTGGAAAGATTCCAATACCTAAAACAAAATTGCGATCAAAAATTAAAGAGATTGACGGACTCGTATGTTTTCCATATGATAAGATTGACAAAGAAGTTATCAATTGTGCTGAAAATCTTAAAGTGATTAGCACATACAGTGTAGGCTTTGATCATATAGATACAGAGCATGCCAAGAAAAAGAAGATTCGTGTTGGATACACTCCAGAAGTATTAACAGACGCAACAGCAGATCTTGCATTCTCATTATTACTTGACATCTCAAGAAGAGTGTCAGAAGGGGACAGGATTATTCGAAATGGCAAATGGAAAGAAATCTACGGAGCATATGATTATGTCGGAGTTGATCTTCAGGGCAAGACACTTGGGATTTTGGGTTTGGGTAGAATTGGAAGTACACTTGCTAAAAGAGCAAAGGCATTTGATATGAAAATAACATATCATAACAGAAAACATGTTTCAAAATCTAAGGAAAAATCACTAAATGCAAAATACGTATCATTTGAAAAACTGATTACAGAAAGTGATTTTATTTCCATTCATGTGCCTCACACAAAGGAAACAGACAAGTTGTTTGACATGAAAATTTTGAAAAAAATGAAAAAAACGGCATTTCTAATTAACACATCAAGAGGAAAGGTAATCAATGAAAAAGATTTAGTAGTTGCTTTGAAGAAGAGGGTTATTTCAGGTGCAGGATTAGACGTGTTTGAGACTGAGCCGATCAGTGGCAAACATCCTTTTGTCAAACTATCAAACATTGTGCTTGCCCCACACATAGGAAGCTCATCAAAAGAGACAAGAGCTAAAATGGCACAAATTACTGTTAAAAATCTGGATCTTGGAATGAAAGGCAAGAAGCCAATTTACTCTGTAGGGTACTGA
- the leuD gene encoding 3-isopropylmalate dehydratase small subunit (catalyzes the isomerization between 2-isopropylmalate and 3-isopropylmalate in leucine biosynthesis): protein MKGNVIKYAQDNIDTDVIIPGQYLKVHDYAELATHAMEGLDPDFHSKVKEGDFILSGKNFGCGSSREHAPIALSHSGIKAVLALSFARIFYRNAVDGAFLLPIEIEQDAYDGISDGDEITIDVSVNEIKNITKNQTYKMKPFSEIIGKIIAAGGLFKYKPDQD from the coding sequence ATGAAAGGCAACGTAATAAAATACGCTCAAGATAATATTGACACAGATGTCATTATTCCAGGCCAATATCTCAAAGTACATGATTATGCAGAACTTGCAACTCATGCAATGGAGGGATTAGATCCTGATTTTCATTCTAAAGTAAAAGAGGGCGATTTTATTTTATCTGGGAAAAATTTTGGCTGTGGCTCATCACGTGAACATGCTCCTATTGCGTTGTCTCATTCTGGAATAAAGGCAGTACTTGCATTATCTTTTGCAAGAATTTTTTACCGAAACGCAGTTGATGGTGCGTTTTTGTTACCTATTGAAATTGAACAGGATGCATATGATGGAATTTCAGATGGTGATGAAATCACAATTGACGTATCTGTAAATGAAATTAAAAATATAACAAAAAATCAAACATACAAAATGAAACCTTTTTCAGAAATTATCGGAAAGATAATTGCTGCAGGTGGGCTCTTCAAGTACAAGCCAGACCAGGATTAA
- a CDS encoding coenzyme F420-0:L-glutamate ligase, with protein MQLTVLPLLAERMEGEFDVFEALLKTLEKNNAELKDGDVLVISTKYISNSQGRIVDLEKIKASEEGIQISKKYQLKSEIAEIIIRESDKIFGGIGGFVITSSDSIMAPNAGIDKSNARKGRAILYPTNPYQTSEEIRRKIFLKFFIHVGVILVDSRLMPARIGTSGVAIACAGIEPVLDMRAKKDLDGNPLKVTFQAVVDNLATIANHKMGEGAESKPFAIIRNSDAKLTDRKISPSEMAISPDQCVYVRGLSNPPSI; from the coding sequence GTGCAATTAACAGTTTTACCACTCTTAGCTGAAAGGATGGAGGGAGAATTTGATGTATTTGAGGCCTTACTAAAAACACTGGAGAAAAACAATGCAGAATTAAAAGACGGAGATGTTTTAGTAATTTCAACAAAATACATCTCAAATTCTCAAGGAAGAATAGTTGATTTAGAAAAAATTAAGGCTTCAGAAGAAGGCATACAGATTTCAAAAAAATACCAGTTAAAATCAGAAATTGCTGAAATAATTATTAGAGAATCAGATAAAATTTTTGGAGGGATTGGAGGATTTGTTATCACGTCATCAGATAGTATCATGGCTCCAAATGCAGGGATCGATAAATCAAATGCAAGAAAGGGAAGAGCAATACTATATCCAACAAATCCGTATCAGACATCTGAAGAAATTCGTAGAAAGATTTTCTTAAAATTCTTCATTCACGTAGGAGTAATTCTAGTAGACAGCAGATTGATGCCTGCAAGAATTGGTACATCCGGTGTTGCAATTGCATGTGCAGGAATAGAACCAGTCTTGGATATGAGAGCAAAAAAAGATCTTGACGGAAATCCACTAAAAGTTACATTTCAAGCGGTAGTGGACAATCTTGCAACTATTGCAAATCACAAGATGGGGGAAGGTGCCGAATCAAAACCATTTGCAATAATTAGAAATTCAGATGCAAAGCTCACGGACAGGAAAATTAGTCCGTCGGAGATGGCAATTTCACCAGATCAGTGTGTTTACGTCAGAGGGCTATCAAATCCCCCAAGCATCTAG
- a CDS encoding NAD(P)/FAD-dependent oxidoreductase, which translates to MNKYDVAIIGGGILGTSISYWLSTLYDLKVCVIEKEDDVAKHTSSRNTGVVHSPFYLDPSKRKISSVSSLISHDLWEIFAKKKSLPWFEVGTIEVASDEHQHKTLEKYLKWSKQNGIPDDQIALLDSNELLKKEPNLHAYSGLYCSRDVSTDYGVFTRELHKESEKHGTEFLFNKDVLDVNDDSEAEITFSDNSTLTAKFMINCSGGNSLDIAKKCNLAKQYDDLHFRGEYWVSDKIHADLVKTNIYTVARFPEFPFLDPHWIKRADGTTEIGPNAVPVATPETYEGYTGELNVAVAKIREIFGGNVRRLLTNRSFLSMLSKEFLSSISKTKMVHRVQQFIPKVQPEYFTRHGTAGIRTPVISPKGEFVKDILEIVGKNSFHIVNYNSPGATGAPAYSAFIVKTLQDKGFLDYPQKPKESFWDFDEIIDLF; encoded by the coding sequence ATGAACAAATATGATGTTGCTATAATAGGTGGGGGGATTTTAGGTACATCAATCTCCTATTGGTTGTCTACACTGTATGATCTTAAAGTCTGCGTAATTGAAAAAGAAGATGATGTGGCAAAGCACACTAGTAGTAGAAATACAGGAGTGGTCCATTCGCCTTTTTACTTGGATCCTTCAAAAAGAAAAATTTCATCAGTATCTTCTTTAATATCTCATGATTTATGGGAAATTTTTGCAAAGAAAAAATCCTTACCTTGGTTTGAAGTTGGAACAATTGAGGTAGCATCTGATGAACATCAACATAAAACATTAGAGAAATATCTTAAATGGTCTAAACAAAATGGCATTCCTGATGATCAAATTGCTTTGCTTGATTCAAATGAACTTTTAAAAAAAGAGCCTAACCTTCATGCATATTCTGGACTTTATTGTTCACGAGATGTATCAACTGACTATGGAGTTTTTACAAGAGAGTTACATAAAGAATCTGAAAAACATGGAACCGAGTTTCTATTCAACAAAGATGTACTAGATGTTAATGATGATTCAGAAGCAGAAATTACCTTTTCTGATAATTCAACTTTGACTGCAAAATTTATGATAAATTGTTCTGGTGGCAATTCATTAGATATTGCTAAAAAATGTAATCTTGCAAAACAATACGATGATCTTCATTTTCGAGGAGAATATTGGGTATCTGATAAAATTCATGCAGATTTAGTTAAAACAAATATCTACACTGTTGCAAGATTTCCTGAATTTCCATTTTTAGATCCTCATTGGATTAAAAGAGCTGATGGTACAACTGAGATTGGTCCTAATGCAGTTCCTGTGGCAACTCCTGAAACATATGAGGGCTATACAGGTGAACTAAATGTTGCAGTAGCTAAAATTCGTGAAATATTTGGAGGAAATGTTAGACGTCTTCTCACAAATCGCAGTTTCTTATCTATGCTGTCTAAAGAATTCCTTAGCTCTATTTCAAAAACAAAAATGGTTCACCGAGTTCAGCAATTTATTCCAAAAGTTCAACCTGAATACTTTACTCGACACGGAACAGCAGGAATTCGAACTCCTGTAATTTCTCCAAAGGGCGAGTTTGTTAAAGATATTTTGGAGATTGTCGGGAAAAATTCATTTCATATTGTAAACTATAACTCTCCAGGGGCAACTGGCGCTCCAGCTTATTCTGCATTTATTGTAAAAACATTACAAGATAAAGGATTCCTGGATTATCCCCAAAAACCCAAAGAATCATTTTGGGATTTTGATGAAATTATCGATCTTTTTTAA
- the leuC gene encoding 3-isopropylmalate dehydratase large subunit, protein MGKTLFEKIWESHIVVEKENNPSLIYIDRHLVHEVTSPQAFDGLRMNNRKVRRPDLTIATMDHNVPTTDRSLPILDQTSSIQIKTLEKNCKDFGIKLFDINSPNQGIVHVIGPQLGITLPGTTIVCGDSHTSTHGAFGALALGIGTSDVEHVLASQTMWLEKPKPFEIRVEGKRKNPHAVTAKDIVLSIIKNIGTGGGTGTVIEYRGEGISDLSMEQRMTICNMSIEAGARAGLIAPDEKTFDYLRGREYTPKNYESLVDSWRDNLKTDSDATFEKQFTLHIDDIAPQVSWGTNPGMTSDVTESIPSPDEFSKGDPNQKKGAEKALDYMDLEPGTPIEDIKIDRVFIGSCTNARLEDLIEASKVIKGQKISPSVKAMVVPGSQMVKKQAEEMGLDKIFIDANFEWREAGCSMCLGMNPDILSPGERCASTSNRNFEGRQGTGGRTHLVSPVMAAAAAIKGHFVDVRKMDLN, encoded by the coding sequence ATGGGAAAAACTCTTTTTGAAAAAATTTGGGAATCACACATTGTTGTTGAAAAAGAAAATAATCCATCCCTGATTTACATTGACCGACATCTTGTTCATGAAGTAACTTCTCCACAAGCCTTTGATGGGTTGCGCATGAATAATAGAAAAGTCAGACGACCTGATCTTACTATTGCTACGATGGATCATAATGTTCCGACAACAGACCGCTCACTCCCAATTTTAGATCAAACATCATCTATACAAATCAAAACCTTGGAAAAAAACTGTAAAGATTTTGGAATTAAACTATTTGATATTAACAGTCCTAATCAAGGAATAGTTCATGTGATAGGTCCTCAATTGGGAATCACTTTACCTGGTACTACTATTGTATGTGGTGACAGCCACACATCAACACATGGAGCATTTGGAGCTCTTGCATTGGGTATTGGTACTAGTGATGTTGAGCATGTACTTGCATCTCAAACAATGTGGCTAGAAAAACCAAAACCTTTTGAAATCCGAGTTGAAGGAAAAAGAAAAAACCCTCATGCCGTGACTGCCAAAGATATAGTTCTCTCAATTATCAAAAATATAGGAACAGGAGGTGGTACAGGCACAGTAATTGAATATCGTGGTGAAGGAATTAGTGATCTTTCGATGGAGCAAAGAATGACTATTTGCAATATGTCCATTGAAGCAGGTGCTCGTGCAGGTTTGATAGCTCCTGATGAAAAAACTTTTGATTATTTGAGGGGTAGAGAATACACTCCAAAAAACTATGAATCCCTAGTTGATTCTTGGAGAGACAATCTCAAGACAGACAGTGATGCGACATTTGAAAAACAATTTACTTTACACATTGATGATATTGCACCTCAAGTAAGCTGGGGAACAAATCCTGGCATGACATCTGATGTGACTGAATCTATTCCATCACCTGATGAATTCTCCAAGGGTGATCCAAATCAAAAGAAGGGAGCTGAAAAAGCACTTGATTACATGGATTTAGAACCTGGCACTCCAATCGAAGATATCAAAATCGATAGAGTGTTTATTGGTTCATGCACTAACGCAAGATTAGAAGATCTTATTGAGGCATCAAAAGTAATCAAGGGACAGAAAATCTCGCCTTCTGTAAAAGCTATGGTTGTACCTGGTTCTCAAATGGTGAAAAAACAAGCTGAAGAAATGGGATTGGATAAAATTTTCATTGATGCTAATTTTGAATGGCGTGAAGCTGGATGTAGTATGTGTCTTGGAATGAACCCTGATATCTTATCTCCAGGTGAGCGTTGTGCAAGTACATCTAATAGAAACTTTGAAGGAAGACAAGGAACTGGTGGCAGAACTCATTTGGTTAGTCCTGTAATGGCTGCAGCAGCTGCAATCAAAGGACATTTTGTAGATGTTAGGAAAATGGATTTGAATTAA
- a CDS encoding CBS domain-containing protein → MSTTPISEMSLESLFGDSLTASLCVNIEKGTETWVATGMLVQQLESFTDSVVVRENDKPIGIVGGKDIIIPLVENPNSSLFYNTTVENVMEKRFPTVTGKSKLKELVGFWKDTRRAFAAIPNEFSDYSALSAKKLLEVGIKVRTERSISKLPKKKTITFNEKDTIGEVLNSMLEINARRLFLADSNKFINDRIILQKITEELKCLKETENFMDLPTSEFNLEEAKNITEDLRIQEISKIMYEMEHPCVLFQDQIITPWDICLSLLSEDITEYEN, encoded by the coding sequence ATGAGTACGACGCCAATATCTGAAATGTCACTTGAATCACTGTTTGGAGATTCTTTAACAGCATCACTTTGTGTCAATATTGAGAAAGGTACTGAAACATGGGTTGCGACAGGGATGCTTGTACAGCAATTAGAATCATTTACTGATTCTGTAGTTGTACGTGAAAATGATAAACCGATTGGAATTGTGGGTGGAAAAGACATCATAATTCCTTTAGTAGAGAATCCAAATTCAAGTTTGTTCTACAATACTACAGTAGAGAATGTAATGGAAAAAAGATTTCCAACAGTAACAGGAAAATCAAAACTAAAAGAATTGGTGGGTTTTTGGAAAGACACAAGAAGAGCATTTGCTGCAATACCCAATGAGTTTTCAGATTATTCAGCATTGTCTGCAAAAAAACTTCTAGAAGTGGGAATTAAAGTTAGGACGGAAAGATCTATTTCCAAATTACCTAAAAAGAAAACAATTACGTTTAATGAAAAAGACACAATAGGGGAGGTTTTGAATTCCATGCTAGAAATTAATGCGAGGAGACTTTTTCTTGCAGATTCTAACAAATTTATCAATGATAGAATAATTCTTCAAAAAATCACAGAGGAGTTGAAATGTCTTAAAGAAACAGAAAATTTTATGGATTTGCCAACTAGTGAATTTAATCTTGAAGAAGCAAAGAACATTACAGAAGATTTGAGAATTCAAGAAATTTCAAAAATCATGTATGAGATGGAACATCCATGCGTATTGTTCCAGGATCAAATTATCACGCCTTGGGATATTTGTTTGAGTTTATTATCAGAAGATATAACAGAATATGAAAATTAA
- a CDS encoding 3-isopropylmalate dehydratase large subunit — MNIVEKILARGAGKSSVSPDDVVFANVDKVMMHDVSGPGVIKVFDKLKKQGFSVDKLWDPTKVWVAEDHFVPSAEKVSAENIVKLSNFTKNYGIEKHFKYGMGQYGICHTISHEEAMVLPGEIYVGGDSHTNTTGALGAFACGLGHTDIAYVLLNGKIWFKVPETYYFKLNGKLPEHVMAKDFILKIIGDIGNDGGAYRTMQFGGSGIDEMSVESRLTLCNMTTEAGAKNGIVEPDQKVSDYLSQRGATNMNLIKGDADSEYAKVFEYEASEMEPTVAKPFSPENICVVREAPSVELDKSYIGSCTGAKYEDLVAAASILKGRKVKIRTEILPAAISIYQRAMENGLLKIFLDAGVTVGPPTCGACCGAHMGVLAKDEICISTTNRNFPGRMGHVESQTYLSSPLVAAASAVTGKITDPRDLP; from the coding sequence ATGAACATTGTTGAGAAGATTCTTGCACGTGGTGCTGGAAAATCTTCTGTTTCCCCAGATGATGTGGTTTTTGCTAATGTAGACAAGGTAATGATGCATGATGTGTCTGGACCAGGCGTGATCAAGGTATTTGACAAACTAAAGAAACAAGGATTTTCAGTAGACAAACTATGGGATCCTACCAAAGTTTGGGTAGCTGAAGATCACTTTGTCCCTTCTGCAGAAAAAGTATCTGCTGAAAATATTGTAAAATTATCAAACTTTACAAAAAACTATGGAATTGAAAAACACTTCAAATATGGAATGGGCCAATATGGAATTTGTCATACTATATCTCATGAAGAAGCCATGGTCTTGCCCGGTGAAATTTATGTTGGCGGTGATTCCCATACAAACACAACAGGTGCTTTGGGTGCTTTTGCTTGTGGTCTAGGACATACTGATATTGCTTATGTCTTACTGAATGGAAAAATTTGGTTCAAGGTTCCAGAAACTTACTACTTTAAGCTAAATGGGAAATTACCTGAACATGTCATGGCCAAAGATTTTATTCTAAAAATTATTGGTGATATAGGAAATGATGGAGGTGCATATAGAACTATGCAGTTTGGAGGTAGTGGAATTGATGAAATGTCTGTAGAAAGCAGATTGACATTATGTAACATGACTACAGAAGCTGGAGCAAAGAATGGTATTGTAGAGCCAGATCAAAAAGTATCTGACTATCTTTCTCAAAGAGGAGCTACCAACATGAATTTGATTAAAGGTGATGCGGATTCTGAATATGCTAAAGTGTTTGAATATGAGGCCTCTGAGATGGAACCGACTGTTGCAAAACCATTTTCTCCTGAAAACATCTGTGTTGTAAGAGAAGCACCTTCTGTAGAATTGGACAAATCATACATTGGTTCTTGTACTGGTGCAAAATACGAAGATTTGGTAGCTGCAGCAAGCATACTCAAAGGAAGAAAGGTAAAGATTAGAACAGAAATTTTACCTGCAGCAATTTCTATTTATCAACGAGCTATGGAAAATGGATTACTAAAGATTTTCTTAGATGCTGGAGTAACAGTTGGACCTCCGACATGTGGCGCATGTTGTGGAGCACACATGGGCGTCTTGGCAAAAGATGAAATCTGTATCAGTACAACAAATAGAAATTTCCCTGGTCGAATGGGACATGTAGAGTCTCAGACGTATCTTTCATCACCCCTAGTTGCAGCAGCTTCTGCAGTGACTGGAAAAATAACTGATCCGAGGGATTTACCATGA
- a CDS encoding 2-oxoacid:ferredoxin oxidoreductase subunit beta codes for MALKLADYKTDVHNDWCPGCGDFGIVNAIQMALAEMGIERDKAAMFSGIGCSGKTSHFINTYGIHTLHGRVLTFAQGAKIANPELTVVAVGGDGDGLGIGAGHFVAAGRRNVDMTYIIFDNGVYGLTKGQASPTLKLGEKTKSLPSPNTNSNVNPIGLAVASGFTFVARGYSYDVRHLKDLIIQAVNHKGLSFLDVLQPCPTYNDLNTRDWYAGTDLVDEAQKRHSRIYKLEEQGYEPVVHYDSEVEVNEKLSQALIKSLEWGNKIPIGVFYKNELVSPYTQRVKDKIPNYLENPPAKQNISKNGHPNTDISKILDSLEV; via the coding sequence ATGGCGCTTAAACTAGCTGATTACAAAACAGATGTCCATAACGATTGGTGTCCTGGTTGTGGAGACTTTGGAATAGTCAATGCAATCCAAATGGCATTAGCTGAGATGGGAATAGAACGAGACAAGGCTGCAATGTTTTCTGGAATTGGGTGCTCTGGCAAAACTTCTCATTTTATCAACACGTATGGAATTCATACATTACATGGAAGGGTATTGACATTTGCGCAAGGCGCAAAGATTGCAAATCCTGAACTTACTGTTGTCGCAGTAGGGGGAGATGGTGATGGTTTAGGAATAGGTGCCGGCCATTTTGTTGCTGCTGGAAGACGAAACGTGGATATGACTTACATAATTTTTGACAATGGAGTTTATGGTTTAACAAAGGGACAAGCTTCTCCTACTTTGAAACTCGGTGAAAAGACAAAATCACTACCATCTCCTAACACAAACTCAAATGTTAATCCAATTGGATTGGCAGTTGCAAGTGGTTTTACATTTGTAGCTCGAGGGTATTCATACGATGTACGACATCTCAAAGATTTGATAATTCAAGCAGTAAACCACAAGGGCTTGTCATTTTTAGATGTCTTACAGCCATGTCCAACTTACAATGATCTAAACACTAGAGACTGGTATGCTGGAACCGATTTAGTTGATGAAGCACAAAAAAGACATTCTAGAATATACAAACTAGAAGAGCAAGGGTATGAGCCAGTAGTCCACTATGATTCTGAAGTTGAAGTCAACGAGAAGCTATCTCAAGCTTTGATCAAATCTCTCGAATGGGGAAACAAAATCCCTATAGGTGTATTTTACAAAAATGAACTGGTTTCACCTTATACTCAGAGGGTAAAAGATAAGATTCCAAACTATTTGGAAAATCCTCCTGCAAAACAAAATATCTCCAAAAACGGTCACCCTAATACTGATATTTCAAAGATTTTGGATTCTCTAGAAGTATAG
- a CDS encoding 2-oxoacid:ferredoxin oxidoreductase subunit alpha gives MSSVDFTWLIGGPQGSGVESAANIFSQVCAEMGYQIFGKREFYSNIKGEHSYFTVRVADKKINSNVNDVNLMASFDAETIFRHYDELISGGGIIYDSDLEETKTDAVHTLDAPFKERLHKELESKNKPFTIAGVLEIAKENGVKLFPVSFKTILETLSEETENPRFRGLVRMYNVIGVSLSLGLVKMPPDSLRKTIGSIFSKKPEIAKINQETANYSYNYATAKFENFNHTLPETEKEPQTILVQGFQGTALGKMACGCRFQPYYPITPASDESVFLETNEILDVVDDRPGSIAVIQAEDEICAMGMTIGGALTGTRSATCTSGPGFALMMEMLGWAGMNEVPIVITNYQRSGPSTGLPTRHGQDDLLFAIFAGHGDFPKIVYASGDIEESFYDTGNCFNYAEIFQVPLIHLMDKFLASSVITCKRFDPQKISINRGKLLEKIDGDYRRFEFTDDGISPRSRLGLDNGIFWNTGDESDETGHITEDPILRVKMMDKRMSRLDVILKEIPDDDKAKSFGIEEYTIISWGSAKGPILDALEMLKKEGISIGFIQLKLLHPFPSDYVNSLLNDVKTIIDIEANHSGQLGKLFKQNIGRDVDYFILKYSGRAMTSTEVYDSLKKIVENKANKREVLMHGA, from the coding sequence GTGAGTTCAGTAGATTTTACTTGGTTAATTGGAGGCCCTCAAGGCAGTGGTGTAGAATCAGCTGCCAACATATTTTCTCAAGTATGTGCAGAAATGGGATACCAAATTTTTGGAAAGAGAGAATTTTATTCTAACATCAAAGGTGAACACAGTTATTTTACGGTAAGAGTTGCTGATAAAAAAATCAATTCAAATGTAAATGACGTAAATCTTATGGCGTCTTTTGATGCTGAAACAATTTTTCGACATTATGATGAATTGATTTCTGGTGGGGGAATAATCTATGATTCTGATTTGGAGGAGACAAAAACAGATGCTGTACATACGCTTGATGCTCCATTCAAAGAAAGATTGCACAAAGAATTGGAATCAAAAAACAAACCCTTTACAATTGCAGGTGTGTTGGAAATTGCCAAGGAAAATGGCGTAAAACTATTTCCAGTATCTTTTAAGACAATACTTGAAACTCTTTCTGAAGAAACTGAAAATCCGCGTTTCCGTGGACTAGTCAGAATGTATAATGTAATTGGAGTCTCGTTGTCATTGGGATTAGTTAAGATGCCGCCAGACTCTTTACGAAAAACTATAGGATCAATATTCTCAAAAAAGCCTGAGATTGCAAAGATCAACCAAGAGACTGCAAACTATTCGTACAATTATGCAACTGCAAAATTTGAAAATTTTAATCATACTTTACCTGAAACAGAAAAAGAACCTCAAACAATTTTGGTTCAAGGTTTTCAAGGAACTGCTTTAGGAAAAATGGCATGCGGTTGTAGATTCCAACCATACTATCCTATTACTCCTGCATCTGATGAATCTGTTTTCTTAGAAACAAATGAGATTTTAGATGTTGTTGATGATAGGCCTGGTTCTATTGCAGTAATACAAGCTGAAGATGAAATATGTGCAATGGGTATGACTATTGGCGGTGCACTAACTGGAACTCGTTCTGCAACTTGCACATCTGGTCCAGGATTTGCGCTGATGATGGAAATGCTGGGTTGGGCAGGAATGAATGAAGTTCCTATAGTAATCACTAATTATCAAAGAAGTGGGCCTTCAACAGGTCTTCCTACAAGACACGGTCAAGATGATTTGCTTTTTGCAATATTTGCAGGCCATGGTGATTTTCCAAAAATTGTGTATGCATCTGGTGATATTGAAGAGAGTTTCTATGATACTGGCAATTGTTTTAACTATGCTGAAATTTTCCAGGTTCCTTTAATTCATCTAATGGACAAGTTTCTTGCAAGTTCTGTTATTACATGTAAGAGATTTGATCCACAAAAAATCTCCATCAATCGAGGAAAACTCTTAGAAAAAATAGATGGTGATTACAGGCGATTTGAGTTCACTGATGATGGAATATCTCCTCGTTCTAGATTAGGACTTGATAATGGGATATTCTGGAATACTGGTGATGAATCTGATGAAACAGGTCATATCACTGAAGATCCTATTTTACGTGTAAAAATGATGGATAAGAGAATGTCCCGTCTAGATGTGATTCTAAAAGAGATTCCTGATGATGATAAGGCAAAGTCATTTGGCATTGAGGAGTACACTATAATTTCATGGGGATCTGCCAAAGGCCCAATACTTGATGCATTAGAGATGCTCAAAAAAGAAGGCATCTCAATTGGGTTTATCCAATTAAAATTACTACATCCATTCCCAAGTGATTACGTTAATTCTCTGCTAAACGATGTCAAGACCATCATTGACATTGAAGCAAATCATTCAGGACAACTGGGAAAACTCTTCAAACAAAATATTGGACGTGATGTTGATTACTTTATCTTAAAATACTCTGGCAGAGCAATGACTAGCACCGAAGTCTATGACTCACTTAAGAAAATTGTTGAAAATAAAGCAAACAAACGAGAGGTACTAATGCATGGCGCTTAA